In one window of candidate division KSB1 bacterium DNA:
- a CDS encoding AMP-binding protein — translation MTEHITSETNRPLNQLFDKAVLARSDAIAVIAEERRISFFELQLYVEWMAGYFQSINLQPGQRVALLMPNSPEVVISFWGLMRAGGVAVPLDVFDDEQNLRTSLLRSHADAVITTPQYKQVLDKILSAFGRKGISPCLTIAVFEEDNITTLKKNTRVAENGRMAAIVPPSENGGETRQAEDCFHQGGSQATAGYPAVVQLQYAHEFFVYTHEELEREAEALIARTQLGENDRVVCCAPLCQEPYLSHCLIAAMAAGAAVVLAESDKWENFLQTLTGEQVTVFAGPVGLLRRLTASDAAPSLRWYFCLDAVSPELDGGLGEKPNFHIGQFNDTINTGVSFQL, via the coding sequence ATGACTGAACATATAACTAGCGAAACGAATAGGCCGTTGAATCAGTTGTTCGACAAGGCGGTGTTGGCACGCTCGGATGCCATCGCAGTGATTGCCGAGGAGCGGCGCATTTCGTTTTTCGAGCTGCAGCTTTACGTCGAGTGGATGGCGGGCTATTTTCAGTCAATCAATTTGCAACCCGGTCAACGCGTGGCTCTGCTCATGCCAAATTCGCCGGAGGTGGTGATCAGCTTTTGGGGCTTGATGCGAGCCGGTGGCGTTGCGGTGCCGCTGGATGTTTTTGATGATGAGCAAAATTTGCGGACATCGCTCTTGCGCTCACACGCCGACGCCGTCATCACCACACCGCAATACAAGCAGGTGCTGGACAAAATATTGTCGGCATTTGGCCGCAAAGGCATCTCCCCGTGCTTGACCATTGCGGTTTTTGAAGAGGATAATATCACCACCTTGAAAAAAAACACTCGCGTGGCTGAGAACGGCAGGATGGCAGCCATTGTGCCGCCAAGTGAAAACGGCGGAGAAACGCGACAAGCCGAAGATTGTTTTCATCAAGGCGGGAGTCAGGCAACCGCCGGTTACCCCGCGGTTGTTCAATTGCAGTATGCTCACGAATTTTTTGTTTACACGCACGAGGAGTTGGAGCGCGAAGCGGAAGCTCTGATCGCGCGAACTCAACTCGGCGAGAATGATCGAGTGGTTTGTTGCGCGCCGCTATGCCAGGAGCCGTATTTGAGCCACTGTTTGATCGCGGCCATGGCAGCCGGCGCCGCCGTGGTTCTGGCGGAATCGGACAAGTGGGAAAATTTTTTGCAAACATTGACAGGCGAACAGGTCACCGTTTTCGCCGGACCGGTGGGGTTGCTTCGGCGTTTGACGGCAAGCGATGCGGCGCCTTCGTTGCGTTGGTATTTTTGCCTTGATGCAGTGTCGCCGGAGCTTGATGGCGGTTTGGGAGAAAAGCCAAATTTTCATATTGGCCAATTTAACGATACAATAAACACCGGCGTTTCATTTCAACTCTGA
- the ftsZ gene encoding cell division protein FtsZ — protein sequence MLNLEQNSQHAALDKNKALEALLRSHQTRIRVVGCGGAGNNTITRLMEAGVKGVETLAINTDAQNLLAATADDKILIGQNITKGLGAGSNPQIGEDSARENLKEIEEALLNTDLVFVTCGLGGGTGTGSAPVVAEIAKRLGALTISIVTLPFGEEGVSRWKNAQSGLEKLRQHSDTVIVIENDRLLEIVPDLPLDVAFKTADEILVNAVKGITELITEKGLINLDFADVRTIMQNGGTAMIGLGESDGAESALSAVEMAMQNRLLNLDISGAKNALINITGGAHMPLKDAQMVMKIVAEKLDPSAKIIWGARIDQNLGNAMRVMLMVTGLQGKNNQLARRHESTSAAISEPPAFSEDKTAPSQEDVLSPDNSAEKLPPESDLIAPEIEASDQPAQPLIATASSAAAKEVNEINPAVKRKHKTPPAKSRKRSEAPATPPESGTRAPQAAPDEVVRVTFADGLALPNDDFKAPVPASPAPSASVPNSPLRTSRDGENTRGIKLSDETVKPTVKPFDISVGRSEPAAPLAKPNLEPAPISKSTAAAAEKIPIAGPMDDGTTRIAPKTVPSAGKTNDYNKVFAEQSRVHLQIIQESIGHLFKDPTRQETLRRIKHAAIAVNNLAKRFVFDVIAAYAATIEEICERVLDSEITMNKKLVNAFTEIPAIFDSLVHGDADALVEAKRHQERLQRLADSFGDGEVVSMDVVQKRNAAGNSAAPPMTHSQPQAAPALKPPQVTVMKTPFLSERRPRPATEVMEYLDDLFTEGKKTTGR from the coding sequence TTGTTGAACCTCGAGCAAAATTCTCAGCACGCGGCGTTGGATAAAAACAAGGCGCTGGAAGCGTTGCTGCGCTCGCATCAAACGCGCATTCGCGTCGTCGGGTGCGGCGGTGCCGGCAACAATACCATCACGCGGTTGATGGAAGCCGGCGTCAAGGGCGTCGAGACACTGGCCATCAACACCGACGCACAAAATTTGCTGGCGGCCACGGCTGACGATAAAATCCTCATTGGCCAAAATATCACCAAAGGCCTCGGCGCCGGCAGCAATCCGCAAATCGGTGAAGACTCCGCCCGCGAAAATTTGAAGGAGATTGAAGAAGCCTTGCTCAACACCGATTTGGTGTTTGTCACCTGCGGTTTGGGCGGCGGCACCGGCACCGGCTCGGCACCGGTTGTCGCCGAAATAGCAAAACGGCTTGGGGCGTTGACGATTTCAATTGTAACGTTGCCCTTTGGCGAAGAGGGTGTGAGCCGTTGGAAGAATGCGCAGAGCGGACTTGAAAAACTGCGGCAACATTCCGATACCGTCATTGTCATTGAAAATGACCGGCTTCTCGAAATCGTCCCGGATTTGCCGCTGGACGTGGCGTTTAAAACGGCGGATGAGATTTTGGTGAATGCGGTGAAGGGCATTACCGAGTTGATTACGGAGAAGGGTCTGATCAATCTTGATTTTGCCGATGTGCGCACGATCATGCAAAACGGCGGCACCGCGATGATCGGGCTGGGCGAAAGCGACGGCGCCGAGAGCGCCCTAAGCGCCGTCGAAATGGCCATGCAAAATCGATTGCTCAATCTCGATATTTCAGGCGCTAAAAATGCCTTGATCAACATCACCGGCGGCGCTCACATGCCGCTGAAAGACGCCCAAATGGTCATGAAGATCGTTGCCGAAAAACTCGATCCCTCGGCAAAAATCATCTGGGGCGCGCGCATCGATCAAAATCTCGGCAATGCCATGCGGGTGATGCTGATGGTGACCGGATTGCAAGGAAAAAATAATCAACTTGCCAGACGCCATGAATCAACAAGCGCTGCTATTTCCGAGCCGCCGGCGTTCAGCGAAGACAAAACGGCGCCGTCGCAAGAAGATGTGCTTTCACCGGACAACAGCGCGGAAAAACTGCCTCCAGAAAGTGATCTGATTGCGCCCGAAATCGAGGCCAGCGACCAGCCGGCGCAGCCGCTCATTGCAACGGCCTCCTCTGCCGCAGCGAAGGAAGTTAACGAAATTAACCCGGCGGTGAAAAGAAAACACAAAACGCCGCCGGCAAAATCGCGAAAACGATCGGAAGCGCCTGCTACTCCGCCGGAATCTGGGACCCGTGCGCCGCAAGCGGCGCCTGATGAGGTGGTTCGCGTCACCTTCGCCGATGGTTTGGCGCTGCCAAATGATGATTTCAAGGCGCCGGTGCCGGCCTCGCCTGCGCCCTCGGCGTCCGTACCAAATTCACCCCTGCGGACATCTCGTGATGGCGAAAATACTCGCGGCATAAAACTTTCAGATGAAACTGTGAAACCGACGGTCAAGCCGTTTGATATCAGCGTTGGCCGAAGTGAACCCGCTGCGCCGCTGGCAAAACCGAATCTCGAGCCGGCGCCGATTTCGAAATCAACCGCCGCAGCCGCAGAAAAAATTCCAATCGCTGGCCCGATGGATGACGGCACCACTCGGATTGCCCCCAAGACGGTTCCGTCGGCGGGCAAAACGAATGATTACAATAAAGTTTTTGCCGAACAAAGCCGGGTTCATCTGCAAATTATTCAGGAGTCCATCGGCCATCTTTTTAAAGATCCGACGCGCCAGGAAACGCTGCGCCGAATCAAACACGCCGCCATCGCCGTCAACAATTTGGCGAAACGCTTCGTTTTTGATGTCATCGCCGCATACGCTGCGACCATCGAAGAAATTTGCGAGCGGGTTTTGGACAGCGAGATCACCATGAACAAGAAACTCGTCAACGCCTTCACGGAAATTCCGGCGATTTTCGACAGTTTGGTTCACGGTGATGCGGATGCTCTTGTCGAAGCCAAACGGCATCAAGAGCGGCTGCAGCGGCTGGCTGATTCCTTTGGCGACGGCGAAGTTGTCAGCATGGACGTCGTCCAGAAGCGAAATGCGGCCGGAAATTCTGCGGCGCCACCGATGACGCACTCGCAGCCGCAGGCCGCGCCCGCTCTGAAACCGCCACAGGTTACGGTGATGAAAACGCCATTCCTTTCCGAGCGCCGGCCGCGACCGGCCACCGAAGTGATGGAATATTTGGATGATCTCTTTACCGAGGGTAAAAAAACAACGGGGCGCTGA